Genomic segment of Candidatus Manganitrophaceae bacterium:
TCTCCTTCGAGACGGTTACTTCTCGATCCAGAGCGATCTGAAAGGCGGCACGAACCCCTCCAAATTCTTCAGGTGGCGCTTCAACCTGCCCCACCTTGACCTTTCCACCTGTCTGGATCAGGTAATCCATGAGCGTATGCATGTGCTCTTCTTCTGATTCGTGGTGATCCTTAAAGAACGAACCGATCCCCTTTAAGCCTTTTTTAAAGGCCCAACAGGACATGGACAAAAACATTCTGGAGGTATAGGCCTCTCCGGCAATCTGGGTGTTTAAACGGTCAACCTGGGTTTTATTCAACATAGTAAATCCTCCAGTGGGTTATATAATTTCAAATGGATATTCTCTTTTGATTATCGTTTTATCCGCCTCGCGGTGGTGATGAAGCCGGAATGTCCGATCATCCGTAAGCTGGGCCGGACGCTTCGGCCATCAATATTCCATGGCCGGAGAAGGGTTTCGAAAGTTTCGATCGACTCAAAGGCCTTGGTCCCTCTTAAGGCCTCAACGACGCGTTCTATTTGCGGGACGGTTGGAAGAAAACAAAGGAAGATTCCTCCCGAACGGAGGGCCGATACCGCATGGGGGACAACCTGGTAGGGCTCCGGCAGATCGAGAATAATGCGGTCTACCGATTCTTCAGAAATCCCTTCATAGATATTTTCTTCGCGGAGAAGCAAGCGTTCCTGCGTGAGGGTTTTTCCCAGGTAGGTTTCGATATTGCTCAAGGCCCGGCGGGCAAAGTCGTCTCGGATTTCATAACTGATGACCTTGCCCTTTTCTCCGACGGCCTGGAGAAGGAAGAGCGTCAGCGCTCCCGATCCGATGCCGGCTTCAATGATGGTGGCTCCGGGGTAGACATCTGCCCAGACGGGAATGAGGGCCAGATCTTTAGGATAAAGGATCTGTGCGCCTCGCGGCATGTGGAGGGTGTATTCGGCCAATGTCGGCTTGAGGGCCAGAAAACGGGTGCCTCCGGAAAAACGGACCTCAGTTCCGTCTTCCTGGCCGATGATGTCGTCGTGGAGAATTTTTTCGCCGCTGAAGCCGAAGGTTGCTCCGGCCTTCAGGTTGAGCGGATAGGTCCGCCCCTTGTAATTGATCAGATGAATCCGTTCTCCGGACGCAAACAACCTCATGTGGCCACGCGTTCCATCAGGCGGCAATAACTGCAGATTTTGCCCCGCGTGGGTTGTCCGCAGGCTTCACAGCACTGGTTGTCCTCTTTCTGGGGAGTAAAGATCTCTTCCTTTTTTTGTAGATATCCGAGATAGAATTGATGCTTTGTCCCTGGAGAGGCCTCCTCTAATTTATTAAGCACCTCTTTATAGAGAAACATTTTGGCCCCTTTCGACATCGGACATTCTTCAACAATGTAGTCAATCCGGCTGATCACCGTATAAGCCGCGACCTCCCGCTCTGTCAGCCGGTAGAGGGGTCTCACCTTTCTGGCCCACTTTCCGCCTTCCGCTGAAAGGGCTGGAGATTGCTTCTGAAGATAATTTCCCTGCCACTGGAGGACATTTCCCAGAAGCCGGGCCGCTTCATCATCGAGATTATGCCCGGTTGCGACCACTGGAAAACCCTTTTCTTTTGCAATGCGATTAAAGTGGTAGCGTTTCATCGTCCCGCAGGCGGAGCAGGCGGGACGGGCCGTCTCCTGTGCAATTTCGATCACGCCGAGGCCATAGGCCTCCTGATAGGCATGCGTGATCAACTCAAGATTTCGTGCGAGGGCAAAGGCCTCAACCTTGTTTTGTGATGCCTCGGAATAAGACCCGATTCCAAGATTCAGGTGGAGCCCGACGGTCTGATAGCCCAGTTTGATCAGAATATCCCAGAGGGCGAGTGAATCCTTCCCTCCAGATACCGCGACGAGGACCGGCTCCTTTTTTTGAAGCATATTGTACTCAGAAAGCGCCCGTCTGACCTGATCATAGATGTAGAACTGAAAACAGAAACTGCAATACGCGGTATTGTGACGCGTCAACTTGATCACTGCCGGTTTTTTACATCGACGACATTTCATTCCATTCAACCCCCTGAAATCACCGGACGAATCTCAATTTCTGCCTCATCCGGAAGGATCGCGTCCTCCGCGACCAGTTCTTCCCCCCAAATGACAAGGTAGGCCTCCCTGGGGAGATTCAATTTTTTTAAGATATAAGCGGCTTCCCTTGGACCCTTCATGGAGATCTCTCTGAGGGGGTGGTAAAGCTTGATTTTCATGGAGAGCATGATAGTCGAATCACGTCTGAAATGCAATTTATTCTCCTGACCAAATAAGCATGTCAGAATGCAAAATGAATTTCTAGATATTGCATTTTATGAACGATTTCGTTATTTTGACGGAGGTTTTTGCGGTAGGCCTCAAATCAAGTAGATTGTGCATTATTAAAAATCTGAAAAAGGATGAGGTGGGGGGGATGGATATCTCAAGGGCGACTTATTTTGTAATTGGGACGGAAGACCGGCCTGGACAGTTGGCGCGATTTTCAAAACGAATGGCCGAGGCTGAAATCAATCTGGCCGGGGTCTGGTGTTTCGGAACCGGTCGGGGCAATGCAGAGATCATTGCGATTCCTCGTGATCCGCATGCCTTCAAGAAGGCGGTCCGGGGTTCCGGATGGTCTTTGAAAGAAGGAAGCTGCTTCCACCTGTGCGGAGAAGACAGGGCGGGTGCCCTTGCAGATACGCTTGATCGGATCGCACAGGAAGGGATCAACCTCTATTCCGTTGACGGGATGGGTTTTGAGTCGAGATACTCCGCCTATGTCTGGTGTGATGAGCAGGATGTTGAGAAGCTTCGGCAGGTATTAAAAGGGTGGTAGCTCAGGAATGTTCTATAAAAAACCCTCAGTATTGTTTGACAAAGATTCATTGGATGTGATAGAAGTGATCGTTTGTTATTAGTCTCTACCGGTTTCCAGCAGGGTGGCACTTGAAGCCTGACAAAAATCAGGGGAGTGACTGGAATTTCCTCCGCCGGTACGCGAATCTTGGCATCGAGATGGTGGTTTCAGTCTTGATAGGTGCCTGGGGGGGGCATAGCCTGGATGAATGGCTCGGCACCAGTCCCTGGTTTTTTTTGCTTGGGTTTCTCTTTGGTACTGCCTCTGGTTTCCTGAGCATCGTTCGGCTCATTGCCAGTGAAAAGACTCGAAAAAAGGAGAAAGAAAAAGAGTGATTGCATCTATTCTCATTGGAGGGGCCTTGGGCGGCCTTTATTACTATTCCCTGAAAATCACCGCATTTAAAGGATCTCAGAGGTCTATTTCTACAGAGCTCCGTTCTGCTCTAAGTGGTTTTCTGTTCAGACTCACAGTGATTGCATCCCTCTTATATATTCTGGACCGCTTTACTTCAGTAGATCTTCCCTGGCTGGTTCTTACGTTGGTTATCGTATTTTCGTTCTTTCTTTTTCTAAACGCGGCCATGGATTTCTGTAGTGATATTCGGCATCGGCGTACACAGCCCCTGAAAGGAAACTGATGGCAGAAGAGGCCCAAGGAATCGATCCGCTCCATCACTTCGAACTTCACTCGATCTACGATATCCACATAGCGGGGATCGACTTTTCGATAAACCAGGCAGTTATCTGGATCTGGATCGCTGCCGCAGTGGTTTTTGCCCTGTTTGTCTGGACCGCAAAGACGCAAAAACGTTATCCCAAGGGGAAACAGAACCTTGTTGAATCGGTCCTGGACTTCCTGATGAAAGAGATTGTGTTGAAGGTGATCGGCGAAGAAGGGCGATTCATCTTCCCTTTTATCGCGACACTCTTCCTTTTCATTCTCACCTCAAGTCTTCTGGGCTTGATTCCCGGTTCCTTCACCCCCGTTGCAAATATCAATGTTACGGCGGGTCTGGCCCTGATGGTCTTCGTGACGGTCCAGGGCGTGGGGGTGAAGAAGCATGGCCTTGTCGGATATCTCAAGGGATTTATTCCTCCGGGCGTCCCCTCATGGATCCTGCCGCTCATGCTCCCGATTGAATTTATCGGCCAACTGGCCAAGCCTCTTTCTCTGGCCATCCGGCTGTTTGCCAATATGTTGGCGGGACACATTGTTATACTGGTTTTTTTATCCCTGATTATTTTGCTCAAAAGCATTCCTGTGACGCCCTTGCCCATCGTGGGTGTGGTTATTATGAGTGCTTTTGAGATCTTTGTTGCATTGATTCAGTCTTTTATTTTTTCCATCCTGACGGCAACCTATTTTTCGGCGGCCATCCATATGGAACATTAATAAGGACAGATCCTAAACGGCGCAGTGGGCGCATTGTTGATAACAAATTGGTGTTGACTTAACTAAGGAGGATGAGAGTATGGAGGGTATGACTTACGTAGGCGCGGTAATGGGGATAGCGCTGGCCGCTTTTGGAGGTTCCCTGTCGATTGGGTGGCTTGTTGGAAAGACGATGGAGGCCATGTCGCGGCAGCCGGAGGTTGCAGGGGAACTTCGTACCACCATGTTGATTTCAATCGCGTTTATCGAGGCCCTGGCCCTGTATACCCTGGTGGTCGCGCTCTTGTTGGTCATGACAAAATAAGGGGAATGCCATGTTTGAACCCGATCCAGGTTTAATGATATGGACCGTTGTCTCTTTTCTCCTGCTTCTTGCGTTGCTGAAGCAGTTTGCCTACAAGCCCATTCTGGATCTTATGGAAGGCCGGGAGAAGTCGATCAAAAATGCGATTGACGATTCCGAGAGGGGCCGCGCGGAGGCAGAGTCTCTTCTTTTCGAGTATAAGAAGCAGTTGGAGGAGGGACGGGGCGAGGTGCAAAAGATGATAGAAGAGGGCCGGGCTGCCGGAGAAATCCTGCGGAAAGAGATCCTGTCCAAGGCCTCTGAAGAGTCAAAGGATTTGGTCAAGAAGGCCCAGGAAGAAATCGAAAGGGAGAAGCAAAAGGCCCTGATCGAACTCCAGGCCCAGGTTGCAGAACTCTCGATACAGGTTGCAAGCAAGATGGTTCAGAACAATTTAAGTGCGCAGGACCACAATAAGTTGATCGAAGGGGCCCTCGACCAGGTCAAAGAGGCTTATGGAAAAGTCTGACAAACAGACCAGAGAGATTGCGCGTTCCTACGCAGAGGCCATTCTGGCGATTGCCTGCTGTGAAGGGGTTCTTGAGAAGGTCGAGGAAGAACTGACGCAATTCAAGACCGTCTTTGATAAAAACCCGGCGCTGCTTGAGTTCCTGAAAGACCCCAAGATCACCCCGGAAGGGAAAGAGAAGGCCATTGAAGAAATCCTGGGCGGTGAAACCTCCCAGATTTCCCGGCATCACATCCGGCTGGCGATTGATCAGTCCAGGGGGGGGCTTCTGCCTGAGATCTTCAACGCGCTTTTTGAGCTTGCATCCGAATCCCGGGGCCGGACGACTGCAAGGGTCATCACGGCAGTTCCTCTGTCTGAAGAATTAGAAAAGAAACTTGAAAGTACTCTCACGGAACTCACGGGCGAAGCGGTCTTTTTGAAGAAGTCGGTTGATCCCTCAATCCTCGGCGGTATCGTGATTCAGATGGGAGAACGGATCATCGATGGGAGTCTGCGCCGTCAGCTTAGCCGTTTGCGTGAGGAGATTTCGAGCAAGATTCTGGCTGAGAAGGGAAAATAAGGGGAAGACAATTGAAAATAGATCAAGGTGAAATCGCAAGCGTACTCCAGAAGTATATCGAAGGCTATCAAGCGGACATTACTATCGAAGAGTCCGGTGAAGTCTTAAGTGTCGGTGATGGTATTGCCCGGCTCTCCGGATTGAAGAATGCCATGGCCGGAGAACTGGTTTCCTTTCCGAATGATGTGGTCGGGATGATTTTGAACCTTGAAAAAGACGACGTCGGCGTGATCCTTTTTGGAGAGACCAGCAAAATCAAGGAAGGGGATCTCGCCAAGCGAACCGGAAAAATTGCGCAGATCCCCGTGGGTGAAGCAATGGTCGGTCGTGTTGTCAATGCGCTCGGACGTCCGATTGACGGGAAAGGTCCTATCGTCACAGATCGTTCTCGTATTCTTGAGGGCGGGGCTCCGAACGTGGTCGCCCGTGAGTCGGTTAAAGAGCCGATTCAAACCGGTCTCAAGGCGATTGACGCCATGATCCCGATCGGTCGAGGACAGCGGGAACTTATTATTGGTGACCGGCAGACCGGAAAAACGGCGATTGCCGTGGATACAATTATCAATCAGAAGGGCAGCGGGGTTTATTGTGTTTATGTCGCCGTGGGAGGGAAATCGTCCAACGTGGCCTCGGTGGTTGAGACCCTGGAAAAGTATGGTGCGATGGAATATACCACCGTTGTTTCCGCGACGGCCAATGAGCCCGCCTCTTTGCAATATATTGCGCCTTATGCCGGTTGTACAATCGGCGAAGAATTTATGTATAACGGAAAACACGCCCTGGTGGTCTATGATGATCTCTCTAAACATGCACAGGCCTATCGTCAGTTGTCGCTTCTCCTTCGGCGTCCTCCGGGAAGAGAGGCCTATCCGGGAGATGTCTTTTTTCTCCATTCCCGCCTCCTGGAACGTGCGGCAAAACTGAATAAAGATCTCGGCGGCGGATCATTGACCGCCCTTCCGATTATTGAGACACAGGCCGGTGATGTCTCCGCCTATATCCCCACAAACGTGATTTCCATTACAGATGGACAAATCTATCTTGAACCCGATCTTTTCTACTCGGGGGTTCGTCCTGCAATTAATGTGGGTCTTTCTGTTTCCCGTGTTGGCGGAAACGCCCAGACCAAGGCGATGAAGAAGGTATCCGGTCGCTTGCGGCTCGACCTTGCGCAATACCGAGAACTGGCCGCATTCGCCCAGTTTGGGTCTGATCTGGACAAGGCGACTCTGGCGCAGTTAAAGCGGGGGGAAAAGATGGTCGAGCTGCTCAAGCAGGGGCAGTATAAACCCTACTCCCTTGCGGAACAGGTCATGACGATCTATGCCGGAACGATGGGTCACCTTGACGATCTGAATACCGAGGATGTCCAGGCCTTTGAAGAGGCTTATTTGAAGATGATGGCCGAACAACATCCGGAGCTTGTACGGGAAATCGTGGAAAAAAAGGCCTTAAACGAGACATTGAACAAAAAAATGGATGAAGCCATCACCGCCTTCAAGAAGGGATGGCGTCCCGTGGGGACTGCTTAAAGAATGGGCGTCACCCTCCGCGAACTCAAGGGGCGTATCCGCTCCGCAAAAAAAACCCAGCAGATTACCAAGACCATGCAGATGGTTGCTGCCTCACGCCTGAAGAAATCTGAACAGACCTTTCGCCGCGCCAAGCCCTATTATGAAAAGATGGAGTTGATCCTGTCGCACCTGATGGCCTCTGCAGGAGAGGTGAAGCATCCCTTCTTCGAGTTGCGTGATGTCAAGACCATCGGTCTGCTGGTGGTGACCTCTGACCGCGGTCTTTGCGGTGCCTACAATTCGAGCATCATTTCCCGTGCCGAGTCCTTCCTGAAAGAGCCGAGATCCCAGGAAGTGAAGCTGATACTTATTGGAAAAAAGGGCCATGATTATTTTCAAAAAAGGGAGTGGCCCATCCTCTTCAGTGTTCTCGATCTAGGCGGCACCCCGGACTATCAGAGGATTTCTGGGATTACCGACCGGGTGGTGGAGGCTTATCTTTCCGGCACCCTTGATGAAGTGCAGGTCCTTTACACCAGCTTCATCTCTGCGATATCAACAAAACCGGTCTTAAAGAAGTTTCTCAATGTTCAGCAGGAAAAAGGGGTTGAAGATCCGGACCAGGCCCCTGATTTTATTCTGGAGCCCGATTTTTCTACAATTATAGACCAGTTTCTGTCGCGGCAGATCAAGTCGAGGATGTATTCCACCCTTTTGGAGTCTTTTACCGCAGAGAACTCCTCGCGGATGGTCGCGATGAAAAATGCAACGGACAGTGCCAATGAGATGATCGACCATTTGAGCCTGATGGGAAACAAGGCACGGCAGGCGGCTATTACGAATGAGATATTAGAGATTGTCACGGCCGGTGAGGCAATGAAGGCTTAAATTCTACGTAACCGCTAGAGGGTACAGTTATCAGGGTGTAGGTGGCAGGATAAAGATGAAAGTCCTACCTGTATCCTGATAATTGTACCTTGTGAAAGGAGTATATTTATGGCAACAGGCAAGATTTTACAGGTGATCGGACCTACGGTTGATATCCAATTCCCATCAGACCAGCTCCCCCAAATTTTGAATGCCGTCCAGATCAAA
This window contains:
- a CDS encoding thiamine biosynthesis protein ThiS — protein: MKIKLYHPLREISMKGPREAAYILKKLNLPREAYLVIWGEELVAEDAILPDEAEIEIRPVISGG
- a CDS encoding F0F1 ATP synthase subunit alpha encodes the protein MKIDQGEIASVLQKYIEGYQADITIEESGEVLSVGDGIARLSGLKNAMAGELVSFPNDVVGMILNLEKDDVGVILFGETSKIKEGDLAKRTGKIAQIPVGEAMVGRVVNALGRPIDGKGPIVTDRSRILEGGAPNVVARESVKEPIQTGLKAIDAMIPIGRGQRELIIGDRQTGKTAIAVDTIINQKGSGVYCVYVAVGGKSSNVASVVETLEKYGAMEYTTVVSATANEPASLQYIAPYAGCTIGEEFMYNGKHALVVYDDLSKHAQAYRQLSLLLRRPPGREAYPGDVFFLHSRLLERAAKLNKDLGGGSLTALPIIETQAGDVSAYIPTNVISITDGQIYLEPDLFYSGVRPAINVGLSVSRVGGNAQTKAMKKVSGRLRLDLAQYRELAAFAQFGSDLDKATLAQLKRGEKMVELLKQGQYKPYSLAEQVMTIYAGTMGHLDDLNTEDVQAFEEAYLKMMAEQHPELVREIVEKKALNETLNKKMDEAITAFKKGWRPVGTA
- a CDS encoding ferritin (cytoplasmic iron storage protein), which codes for MLNKTQVDRLNTQIAGEAYTSRMFLSMSCWAFKKGLKGIGSFFKDHHESEEEHMHTLMDYLIQTGGKVKVGQVEAPPEEFGGVRAAFQIALDREVTVSKEITSMVDLFLQEKDYSTFTFLQTFVAEQHEEDHLFRMILEKIDLIGDDKQGIFWIDKEIASLSTSE
- a CDS encoding tRNA (adenine-N1)-methyltransferase — protein: MRLFASGERIHLINYKGRTYPLNLKAGATFGFSGEKILHDDIIGQEDGTEVRFSGGTRFLALKPTLAEYTLHMPRGAQILYPKDLALIPVWADVYPGATIIEAGIGSGALTLFLLQAVGEKGKVISYEIRDDFARRALSNIETYLGKTLTQERLLLREENIYEGISEESVDRIILDLPEPYQVVPHAVSALRSGGIFLCFLPTVPQIERVVEALRGTKAFESIETFETLLRPWNIDGRSVRPSLRMIGHSGFITTARRIKR
- the atpH gene encoding ATP synthase F1 subunit delta, which translates into the protein MEKSDKQTREIARSYAEAILAIACCEGVLEKVEEELTQFKTVFDKNPALLEFLKDPKITPEGKEKAIEEILGGETSQISRHHIRLAIDQSRGGLLPEIFNALFELASESRGRTTARVITAVPLSEELEKKLESTLTELTGEAVFLKKSVDPSILGGIVIQMGERIIDGSLRRQLSRLREEISSKILAEKGK
- the atpE gene encoding ATP synthase F0 subunit C, with product MEGMTYVGAVMGIALAAFGGSLSIGWLVGKTMEAMSRQPEVAGELRTTMLISIAFIEALALYTLVVALLLVMTK
- the atpB gene encoding F0F1 ATP synthase subunit A, yielding MAEEAQGIDPLHHFELHSIYDIHIAGIDFSINQAVIWIWIAAAVVFALFVWTAKTQKRYPKGKQNLVESVLDFLMKEIVLKVIGEEGRFIFPFIATLFLFILTSSLLGLIPGSFTPVANINVTAGLALMVFVTVQGVGVKKHGLVGYLKGFIPPGVPSWILPLMLPIEFIGQLAKPLSLAIRLFANMLAGHIVILVFLSLIILLKSIPVTPLPIVGVVIMSAFEIFVALIQSFIFSILTATYFSAAIHMEH
- the atpG gene encoding ATP synthase F1 subunit gamma, with the translated sequence MGVTLRELKGRIRSAKKTQQITKTMQMVAASRLKKSEQTFRRAKPYYEKMELILSHLMASAGEVKHPFFELRDVKTIGLLVVTSDRGLCGAYNSSIISRAESFLKEPRSQEVKLILIGKKGHDYFQKREWPILFSVLDLGGTPDYQRISGITDRVVEAYLSGTLDEVQVLYTSFISAISTKPVLKKFLNVQQEKGVEDPDQAPDFILEPDFSTIIDQFLSRQIKSRMYSTLLESFTAENSSRMVAMKNATDSANEMIDHLSLMGNKARQAAITNEILEIVTAGEAMKA
- a CDS encoding AtpZ/AtpI family protein → MKPDKNQGSDWNFLRRYANLGIEMVVSVLIGAWGGHSLDEWLGTSPWFFLLGFLFGTASGFLSIVRLIASEKTRKKEKEKE
- a CDS encoding adenine nucleotide alpha hydrolase family protein, coding for MKCRRCKKPAVIKLTRHNTAYCSFCFQFYIYDQVRRALSEYNMLQKKEPVLVAVSGGKDSLALWDILIKLGYQTVGLHLNLGIGSYSEASQNKVEAFALARNLELITHAYQEAYGLGVIEIAQETARPACSACGTMKRYHFNRIAKEKGFPVVATGHNLDDEAARLLGNVLQWQGNYLQKQSPALSAEGGKWARKVRPLYRLTEREVAAYTVISRIDYIVEECPMSKGAKMFLYKEVLNKLEEASPGTKHQFYLGYLQKKEEIFTPQKEDNQCCEACGQPTRGKICSYCRLMERVAT
- the atpF gene encoding F0F1 ATP synthase subunit B, whose protein sequence is MFEPDPGLMIWTVVSFLLLLALLKQFAYKPILDLMEGREKSIKNAIDDSERGRAEAESLLFEYKKQLEEGRGEVQKMIEEGRAAGEILRKEILSKASEESKDLVKKAQEEIEREKQKALIELQAQVAELSIQVASKMVQNNLSAQDHNKLIEGALDQVKEAYGKV